From one Gemmatimonadota bacterium genomic stretch:
- a CDS encoding putative DNA binding domain-containing protein — MDADIVSTLAASGESEMLEFKRSTGQRTDVAKTVCAMLNNRGGKVLIGVEPDGSVIGQDVGDQTIEQLVQELNHIDPPAFPGIERVTVSHGREVLVVSVAGGRSRPYTYRGRAYRRIGSTNHELSRDEYNTVLLERLHGEQRWEIEAASTFTIADLDTNEIVVTVEEAIRRGRLEDPGTRDPAKLLQGLGLLRAGTLLRAAAVLFGRPERLETDYPQCLLKVARFRGTDRTEFLDNRQFRGHVFDLLRRAERFVLESIPIAGHIEPGRLERVDQPLYPLLAVREALANAFCHREYSWAAGSVSVGIYDDRLEVTSSGSLHFGLTPEALYDPHESLPWNPLIAGVLYRRGIIEQWGRGTLKMSELMAAAGLPRPEIEAIAGAVLVRFRPGRYDPPLRVGIDLSDVQRAILALLAQERAGVSRHDIAARLQPPVTARQVKGELAALKRLGLVDFSGRTNQVRWKLLS, encoded by the coding sequence ATGGACGCTGATATCGTGAGCACGCTCGCCGCCTCCGGCGAATCCGAGATGCTGGAGTTCAAGCGCTCGACCGGGCAACGCACCGACGTGGCCAAGACCGTCTGCGCCATGCTGAACAATCGCGGCGGGAAGGTCCTCATCGGCGTAGAGCCCGATGGGTCGGTGATCGGGCAGGACGTCGGCGACCAGACCATCGAGCAACTCGTGCAGGAGCTGAACCACATCGATCCTCCTGCCTTCCCCGGCATCGAGCGCGTGACGGTATCGCACGGGCGCGAAGTTCTCGTGGTTTCGGTCGCCGGGGGGCGCAGTCGTCCGTACACGTACCGCGGGCGCGCATATCGTCGCATCGGCAGCACCAATCACGAACTGAGTCGCGACGAGTACAACACCGTCCTGCTCGAGAGACTCCACGGCGAGCAGCGGTGGGAGATCGAGGCGGCGTCGACGTTCACGATCGCCGACCTGGATACGAACGAGATCGTCGTCACCGTGGAGGAGGCGATTCGTCGCGGCCGTCTCGAGGATCCCGGAACGCGCGATCCCGCGAAGTTGCTGCAGGGGCTTGGATTGCTTCGCGCCGGAACGCTGCTTCGCGCGGCGGCGGTCCTGTTCGGTCGTCCGGAACGCTTGGAGACCGACTATCCGCAGTGTCTGCTCAAGGTCGCTCGGTTCCGTGGCACCGATCGCACGGAGTTCCTCGACAATAGGCAGTTTCGCGGCCACGTGTTCGACCTCTTGCGGAGGGCCGAACGCTTCGTGCTGGAGTCGATCCCGATCGCGGGGCATATCGAGCCGGGACGGCTCGAGCGGGTCGACCAACCGCTGTACCCGCTGCTCGCCGTGCGTGAGGCGCTCGCCAATGCGTTCTGCCATCGCGAGTACTCCTGGGCGGCGGGCTCTGTTTCGGTGGGGATCTATGATGACCGGCTGGAGGTGACGTCGTCGGGATCGCTGCACTTCGGGCTGACGCCCGAAGCGCTCTATGATCCGCACGAGTCGCTGCCGTGGAATCCGCTGATCGCTGGCGTGCTCTATCGCCGTGGGATCATCGAACAGTGGGGACGGGGGACGCTCAAGATGTCGGAGCTGATGGCGGCGGCTGGGCTTCCGAGGCCGGAGATCGAGGCGATTGCGGGGGCTGTTCTGGTTCGGTTCAGGCCGGGGCGCTACGATCCACCGTTACGCGTTGGGATCGACCTGAGCGACGTGCAGCGGGCCATCCTTGCCTTGCTGGCACAAGAGCGAGCAGGCGTGTCTCGGCACGACATCGCAGCTCGTCTTCAGCCGCCGGTGACAGCCCGGCAGGTGAAGGGCGAGTTGGCCGCGTTGAAGCGACTCGGCTTGGTCGACTTCTCTGGCCGCACCAATCAGGTTCGCTGGAAGTTGTTGTCATGA
- a CDS encoding DEAD/DEAH box helicase, translating into MLAESDSLDLDGDEVIVPFDVVLRFLVEDRTLVTRWAPVAPFLLTIDRSGDLATAGFSYRVGWHLGADAVPLERAGAYVRWPPRNQIFRLEPRTAAIVEAMERFNATPPSERTRSAAWSTFGSVRMEAERLGVELDAALRANTVVVPSAVALEMVWHPDATLSFAPRIPELAGDEFRTAFFNNRDVQEVYSISRPDGSRVRVLLSDRQREVLRRMKSVTARRGEAAKKLATQPEEVFDGVLGDVELHYGARVTGIGPIDFGPSPIDPASGGVVGRLAGPREQSTTSPEERASRTPPDSVEAETDEGERVVLPLWSDGSREAMHEAVAAALARGDTSAQIEGHRVRLDAELLASLSSGAARKRATERAYLLIRENEEEGDTFDLGDLASAKGDVAVVEDSLPAALEESVDLKSHQLSGVQWLARCASIPGRTGVLLADDMGLGKTLQVLTFLASAIEHGRTDDSANTGRDGPFRPILIVAPLMLVDTGTWTREMEQRFRWHGAVFRPWHVLHGHGIAEVQLDSDVPDPLGRVRRAPKKLMGFRVVITTYETVVNYQHSLAQQVDGRPIWSMVVTDEAQGYKAMRTKKSHAIKALQPPFQVAATGTPVETRLLDLWNIMDAVQPGLLGSAREFTRRFETPLVSESAAESTVLAELRRELLVGRPNTFLLRRGKEELTDLPPKYERILNCRMGPLELEHEQRLIRDLGAGAGRRSLGVLQELAARSQHPLFGGGSLSLSSADDLVSTSVKLRELVRVLREIAAAREKVLIFALRVPIQQMLSYVIGKKFGIDVSIINGETGRAAAGSSTGAHRRRLLDRFEKSDGFGAIVLSPFVAGVGLTITAANHVIHYGRWWNPAVEGQATDRAYRIGQAKPVTVYYPILRAPEDALPGGTFDEALHSLIMRRRALARDFLHPEAGEGELATELASSLAGGSLAEGDRSTPPSDVAAALAAWHRREGAVPLLVAGVGHAGAAALFVYGRSVLVWPSNPAQISAAVRWSALLPGAIVRRAEALSVVHSVTDGDARAERTREIDNPAMVIELARRAIR; encoded by the coding sequence ATGCTCGCTGAGTCGGACAGCCTCGACCTCGACGGCGACGAGGTGATTGTCCCGTTTGACGTCGTCCTCCGATTCCTCGTTGAGGACAGAACGCTCGTCACGAGGTGGGCACCAGTAGCCCCGTTCCTGCTTACGATAGATCGATCGGGCGATCTAGCGACTGCCGGGTTCAGTTACCGTGTGGGTTGGCACCTCGGTGCCGATGCGGTCCCGCTTGAGCGCGCGGGGGCGTACGTGCGGTGGCCACCTCGCAATCAGATCTTCCGTCTGGAGCCGAGAACAGCAGCGATCGTGGAAGCGATGGAGCGCTTCAACGCGACGCCGCCATCGGAGCGTACGCGAAGCGCTGCCTGGTCGACATTCGGGAGCGTACGAATGGAGGCAGAGCGACTCGGTGTGGAGCTCGACGCCGCTCTTCGAGCGAACACGGTGGTGGTGCCATCCGCGGTTGCGCTCGAAATGGTGTGGCACCCCGACGCGACACTGAGCTTCGCCCCACGCATTCCCGAGCTCGCGGGCGATGAGTTCCGCACCGCGTTCTTCAACAATCGAGATGTTCAGGAGGTCTACTCGATCTCGCGGCCAGATGGATCGCGAGTTCGGGTCCTGCTCTCGGATCGCCAGCGAGAAGTTCTTCGACGAATGAAGTCGGTCACCGCGCGCCGTGGTGAAGCGGCGAAGAAGCTCGCGACGCAACCGGAGGAGGTGTTCGACGGAGTACTCGGCGACGTTGAGCTTCATTATGGGGCGCGAGTCACGGGAATCGGTCCAATCGATTTTGGTCCGTCTCCGATCGACCCCGCTTCCGGCGGTGTCGTTGGTCGGCTCGCGGGCCCCCGCGAGCAATCGACGACGTCGCCGGAGGAACGCGCCTCACGGACGCCGCCAGATTCGGTCGAGGCGGAGACTGACGAAGGCGAGCGAGTTGTGCTTCCACTATGGTCCGACGGCTCACGCGAAGCGATGCACGAAGCGGTGGCTGCGGCACTTGCCCGAGGAGATACCTCCGCTCAGATCGAGGGACATCGCGTCCGACTCGACGCCGAGCTCCTAGCAAGTCTCTCGTCTGGCGCAGCGCGGAAGCGAGCGACGGAACGAGCATACCTCCTCATTCGCGAGAACGAGGAGGAGGGTGACACGTTTGACTTGGGCGACCTCGCGTCGGCCAAAGGCGACGTCGCGGTAGTGGAAGATTCGCTTCCAGCGGCTCTCGAGGAAAGCGTCGATCTCAAGTCGCACCAGCTCTCCGGCGTGCAGTGGCTGGCACGTTGCGCATCTATCCCAGGTCGTACCGGGGTGCTGCTCGCGGACGACATGGGTTTGGGCAAGACGCTTCAAGTGCTGACTTTCCTGGCCTCCGCCATTGAACACGGACGTACGGACGACTCGGCGAACACAGGACGCGACGGACCCTTCCGTCCGATTCTGATAGTGGCGCCGCTCATGCTCGTCGACACGGGCACGTGGACGCGCGAGATGGAGCAGCGCTTTCGCTGGCACGGAGCCGTCTTTCGTCCATGGCACGTGCTCCACGGACATGGCATCGCCGAAGTACAGCTCGATTCAGACGTGCCAGATCCGCTCGGTCGGGTGCGTCGGGCTCCGAAGAAGCTGATGGGGTTTCGTGTCGTGATCACGACATACGAAACAGTCGTCAACTACCAGCACTCACTTGCGCAGCAGGTTGACGGTCGCCCGATCTGGAGCATGGTAGTGACGGACGAGGCGCAGGGATACAAGGCGATGCGCACGAAGAAGAGTCATGCGATCAAAGCGCTGCAGCCACCGTTTCAGGTCGCCGCCACCGGGACACCGGTGGAGACGCGACTCCTCGACCTGTGGAACATCATGGATGCCGTGCAACCAGGGCTCCTCGGTTCTGCTCGCGAGTTTACGCGCCGATTTGAAACACCTCTCGTCAGCGAATCAGCGGCCGAGAGTACGGTCCTAGCCGAGCTTCGCCGCGAACTCCTTGTCGGACGACCAAACACTTTCCTCCTGCGGCGCGGGAAGGAAGAGCTTACGGACCTGCCGCCGAAGTACGAGCGCATCCTTAACTGTCGTATGGGACCGCTGGAACTGGAGCACGAGCAGCGGCTCATTCGCGATCTCGGCGCTGGTGCAGGGCGACGGTCGCTCGGAGTTCTACAGGAATTGGCGGCGCGCAGTCAGCACCCGCTGTTTGGAGGAGGAAGCCTATCGCTTTCGTCAGCAGACGATCTCGTGTCGACCTCCGTCAAGCTCCGCGAACTCGTTCGCGTACTTCGCGAGATCGCGGCCGCCCGGGAGAAGGTTCTGATCTTCGCCCTGCGCGTCCCGATCCAGCAGATGCTGTCCTACGTCATCGGCAAGAAGTTCGGCATAGACGTTTCGATCATCAACGGAGAGACAGGGCGCGCTGCGGCAGGCAGCTCCACCGGCGCGCACAGGCGACGACTGCTGGATCGTTTTGAGAAGTCAGATGGCTTTGGGGCAATCGTCCTTTCTCCGTTCGTGGCCGGTGTTGGTCTGACCATTACTGCGGCGAATCACGTGATTCACTATGGCCGATGGTGGAACCCTGCCGTGGAAGGCCAAGCGACAGATCGAGCGTATCGGATCGGCCAGGCAAAACCAGTGACGGTCTACTACCCCATTCTCCGTGCTCCAGAGGATGCTCTGCCCGGGGGGACATTCGACGAAGCACTGCACAGCCTCATTATGCGACGCAGGGCGCTCGCGCGAGACTTCCTGCATCCCGAGGCCGGCGAAGGTGAATTGGCTACGGAACTGGCGAGCAGTTTGGCGGGAGGATCACTCGCCGAGGGAGATCGGTCAACGCCACCTTCCGACGTTGCGGCTGCTCTCGCGGCTTGGCACAGGAGGGAGGGTGCCGTACCGCTTCTGGTTGCTGGTGTGGGTCATGCAGGTGCAGCCGCGCTGTTTGTGTATGGTCGCTCCGTCTTGGTTTGGCCCTCCAATCCAGCGCAGATTAGTGCAGCGGTGAGGTGGAGCGCGCTTCTACCGGGTGCAATTGTGCGACGCGCGGAGGCGCTGTCGGTCGTTCATTCGGTCACGGACGGCGATGCAAGGGCAGAGCGAACGCGAGAGATCGACAACCCAGCGATGGTCATCGAATTGGCGCGCAGAGCGATTCGCTAG